A genome region from Gossypium hirsutum isolate 1008001.06 chromosome A04, Gossypium_hirsutum_v2.1, whole genome shotgun sequence includes the following:
- the LOC121227955 gene encoding uncharacterized protein, with amino-acid sequence MATSQKTAQQTTNGKLWNSSSEALTLTDKKVWQGSHYADFPEIIEDGDASEFTHESVTDGADSQGSVAGLVYRRRDGTKWVVAWSNPLDENSKVYTDIQRQPIHWGQIKTNLEKRGKPKFKVTKFGYIASIEIDPVSRSPTMKASFELEA; translated from the exons ATGGCTACTTCTCAGAAAACTGCTCAACAAACCACAAACGGCAAGCTTTGGAACTCTTCCAGCGAAGCTCTAACCTTGACTGACAAGAAAGTTTGGCAAGGCTCTCATTATGCGGATTTCCCCGAAATAATTGAAGATGGAGATGCGAGTGAGTTTACACATGAATCAGTGACTGATGGTGCTGATAGTCAGGGTTCAGTTGCTGGTCTTGTGTACAGGCGACGTGATGGAACTAAGTGGGTTGTTGCCTGGAGCAACCCACTAGATGAGAACAGCAAG GTCTATACTGATATCCAAAGGCAACCTATTCACTGGGGGCAAATCAAAACCAACCTTGAGAAAAGaggaaaaccaaaatttaaagttACAAAGTTTGGGTACATTGCATCTATTGAAATTGATCCCGTGAGCCGTTCACCCACAATGAAGGCATCATTTGAGTTAGAGGCATAA